A genomic stretch from Enterobacter dykesii includes:
- the nrdE gene encoding class 1b ribonucleoside-diphosphate reductase subunit alpha, translating into MATTTAERVIQATPDYHALNAMLNLYDREGRIQFEKDREAVDAFFAAHVRPNSVTFASQNERLDYLVNEGYYDARTLTRYDRAFVVKLFERAHASGFRFQTFLGAWKYYTSYTLKTFDGKRYLESFEDRVAMVALTLAQGDEALAERLTDEILSGRFQPATPTFLNCGKAQRGELVSCFLLRIEDNMESIGRAVNSALQLSKRGGGVAFLLSNLREAGAPIKRIENQSSGVIPVMKMLEDAFSYANQLGARQGAGAVYLHAHHPDILRFLDTKRENADEKIRIKTLSLGVVIPDITFKLAKENAEMALFSPYDVERIYGKAFGDVAISELYDELLADDRIRKKTINARDFFQTLAEIQFESGYPYIMYEDTVNRANPIAGRINMSNLCSEILQVNSASTYDENLDYADIGKDISCNLGSLNIAHTMDSPDFGRTVETAIRGLTAVSDMSHIRSVPSIEAGNAASHAIGLGQMNLHGYLAREGIAYGSPEGLDFTNLYFYTITWHALHTSMMLARERSQRFAGFEQSRYASGEYFSQYLEGDWQPKTEKVRELFARAGITLPTREMWQQLRDDVMRYGIYNQNLQAVPPTGSISYINHATSSIHPIVSKIEIRKEGKTGRVYYPAPFMTNENLALYQDAYEIGPEKIIDTYAEATKHVDQGLSLTLFFPDTATTRDINRAQIYAWKKGIKTLYYIRLRQLALEGTEIEGCVSCAL; encoded by the coding sequence TTGGCAACGACAACCGCAGAACGGGTGATTCAGGCGACACCGGATTACCACGCATTAAACGCGATGCTTAACCTCTACGATCGGGAGGGGCGGATTCAGTTCGAGAAAGATCGTGAGGCGGTGGACGCCTTTTTTGCCGCCCACGTGCGGCCCAACAGCGTGACCTTTGCGAGCCAGAATGAACGTCTCGACTATCTGGTTAACGAGGGCTACTACGACGCGCGCACGCTCACCCGCTACGACCGCGCCTTTGTGGTGAAGCTGTTTGAGCGCGCCCACGCCAGCGGCTTTCGTTTCCAGACCTTCCTCGGCGCGTGGAAGTATTACACCAGCTACACCCTGAAGACCTTTGACGGTAAACGCTACTTAGAAAGCTTTGAAGATCGCGTGGCAATGGTGGCGCTGACCCTGGCGCAGGGTGATGAAGCGCTGGCGGAGCGGCTCACCGACGAGATCCTCTCCGGTCGCTTCCAGCCCGCCACGCCAACCTTTCTCAACTGCGGCAAAGCCCAGCGGGGCGAGCTGGTTTCCTGCTTCCTGCTGCGCATTGAAGACAACATGGAGTCGATTGGCCGCGCGGTGAACTCGGCGCTGCAGCTTTCCAAACGCGGCGGCGGCGTGGCGTTTCTGCTCTCGAACCTGCGTGAAGCGGGCGCGCCGATCAAGCGCATCGAAAACCAGTCCTCCGGCGTGATCCCGGTGATGAAGATGCTGGAAGATGCCTTCTCCTATGCCAACCAGCTTGGCGCACGCCAGGGCGCCGGGGCGGTTTACCTGCACGCACACCACCCGGACATCCTGCGTTTTCTCGATACCAAACGCGAAAACGCCGACGAAAAAATTCGCATCAAAACCCTGTCGCTCGGCGTGGTGATCCCGGATATCACCTTTAAGCTCGCCAAAGAGAATGCCGAGATGGCGCTTTTCTCGCCGTATGACGTTGAGCGAATCTACGGCAAAGCCTTTGGCGACGTGGCCATCAGCGAGCTGTACGACGAGCTGCTGGCCGACGATCGCATCCGCAAAAAAACTATCAACGCCCGCGATTTCTTCCAGACGCTTGCGGAGATCCAGTTTGAGTCCGGCTATCCGTACATCATGTACGAGGACACGGTGAACCGCGCAAACCCGATTGCCGGGCGCATCAACATGAGCAACCTGTGCTCGGAGATTTTGCAGGTCAACAGCGCGTCAACCTACGATGAGAACCTGGACTACGCGGACATCGGCAAGGATATCTCCTGCAACCTCGGGTCGCTGAATATTGCCCACACCATGGATTCCCCCGACTTTGGCCGCACGGTGGAGACCGCCATTCGCGGGCTGACGGCGGTGTCGGACATGAGCCACATCCGCAGCGTGCCGTCTATTGAAGCGGGCAACGCCGCGTCGCACGCCATCGGTCTGGGGCAGATGAACCTGCACGGCTATCTGGCGCGGGAAGGCATCGCCTACGGCAGTCCGGAAGGGCTGGATTTCACCAACCTCTATTTTTACACCATTACCTGGCACGCGCTGCACACCTCGATGATGCTGGCGCGCGAGCGCAGCCAGCGGTTCGCGGGCTTTGAGCAATCGCGTTACGCCAGCGGGGAATATTTTAGCCAGTATCTGGAAGGCGACTGGCAGCCGAAAACCGAAAAAGTGCGCGAACTGTTTGCCCGCGCGGGGATTACCCTGCCGACGCGCGAGATGTGGCAGCAATTGCGTGATGACGTGATGCGCTACGGCATTTATAACCAGAACCTGCAGGCGGTACCGCCGACCGGATCGATTTCCTACATCAACCACGCCACGTCGAGCATTCACCCGATCGTGTCGAAAATTGAAATTCGTAAGGAAGGCAAAACCGGGCGCGTTTACTACCCTGCCCCGTTTATGACCAATGAGAACCTGGCGCTGTATCAGGACGCGTATGAGATCGGCCCGGAGAAAATCATCGATACCTACGCGGAGGCGACAAAACATGTGGATCAGGGGCTGTCGCTGACGCTGTTTTTCCCGGACACCGCCACCACGCGGGATATCAACAGGGCGCAGATCTACGCCTGGAAGAAAGGCATCAAAACGCTCTACTACATTCGCCTGCGCCAGCTTGCGCTGGAAGGCACCGAAATTGAAGGCTGCGTGTCCTGCGCGCTGTAA
- the proV gene encoding glycine betaine/L-proline ABC transporter ATP-binding protein ProV: MAIKLEVKNLYKVFGEHPQRAFKYIEKGLTKEQILEKTGLSLGVKDASLAIEEGEIFVIMGLSGSGKSTMVRLLNRLIEPTRGQVLIDGVDIARISDAELREVRRKKIAMVFQSFALMPHMTVLDNTAFGMELAGTSAQERQEKALDALRQVGLENYAHAYPDELSGGMRQRVGLARALAINPDILLMDEAFSALDPLIRTEMQDELVKLQAKHQRTIVFISHDLDEAMRIGDRIAIMQNGEVVQVGTPDEILNNPANDYVRTFFRGVDISQVFSAKDIARRTPNGIIRKTPGFGPRSALKLLQDEDREYGYLVERGNKFVGVVSIDSLKTALTENQGIDAALIDAPLAVDAETPLSELLSHVGQAPCAVPVVGEEQQYVGIISKRMLLQALDREGANNDRSI, translated from the coding sequence ATGGCAATTAAATTAGAAGTGAAAAATCTTTATAAAGTATTTGGCGAGCACCCGCAGCGCGCATTCAAATATATTGAGAAAGGCCTTACGAAAGAGCAAATTCTGGAAAAAACCGGGCTATCACTTGGCGTTAAAGACGCCAGTCTGGCCATTGAAGAAGGCGAGATTTTTGTCATCATGGGGTTATCCGGTTCGGGTAAATCCACTATGGTTCGCCTTCTCAATCGCCTGATTGAACCCACCCGCGGACAGGTGCTGATTGACGGCGTGGATATCGCCAGAATATCAGACGCAGAGCTTCGCGAGGTGCGCAGAAAGAAGATTGCAATGGTGTTCCAGTCATTCGCGCTGATGCCGCACATGACGGTGCTGGATAATACTGCTTTCGGCATGGAATTAGCCGGCACGTCGGCTCAGGAACGTCAGGAAAAAGCCCTTGATGCACTGCGTCAGGTCGGGCTGGAAAATTATGCGCATGCGTACCCGGATGAACTTTCCGGCGGTATGCGTCAGCGCGTAGGATTAGCCCGTGCATTAGCCATTAATCCAGACATATTATTAATGGATGAAGCCTTCTCCGCCCTCGATCCTTTAATTCGCACCGAGATGCAGGATGAGCTGGTAAAATTACAGGCTAAACATCAGCGAACGATTGTCTTTATTTCCCACGATCTGGATGAAGCCATGCGTATTGGTGACCGTATTGCCATTATGCAAAACGGTGAAGTGGTGCAGGTCGGCACGCCGGATGAAATTCTCAATAACCCGGCGAACGATTATGTGCGCACCTTCTTCCGCGGCGTGGATATTAGCCAGGTCTTTAGCGCCAAAGATATTGCCCGTCGAACGCCAAACGGCATTATCCGTAAAACGCCAGGCTTCGGCCCGCGCTCCGCGCTGAAGCTGCTGCAGGACGAAGACCGTGAATACGGCTATCTGGTTGAACGCGGCAATAAATTTGTTGGCGTTGTCTCCATCGACTCCCTGAAAACGGCTCTGACTGAGAACCAGGGAATCGATGCGGCGTTAATTGACGCTCCGCTTGCCGTGGACGCCGAAACACCGCTCAGCGAGTTGCTCTCTCACGTGGGCCAGGCGCCTTGCGCCGTGCCGGTCGTGGGTGAGGAACAACAGTACGTCGGCATCATCTCAAAACGGATGCTGCTGCAGGCTTTAGATCGCGAGGGGGCAAACAATGACCGATCAATCTAA
- the proW gene encoding glycine betaine/L-proline ABC transporter permease ProW has product MTDQSNPWGTTEAADSAAQSADAWGSTPAPTDGGGAADWLNSAPAPAPEHFNIMDPFHKTLIPLDSWVTEGIDWVVTHFRPVFQGIRVPVDYILNGFQQLMLGMPAPVAIILFSLIAWQFGSAGMGVATLISLIAIGAIGAWSQAMITLALVLTALLFCIVIGLPMGIWLARSPRAAKIIRPLLDAMQTTPAFVYLVPIVMLFGIGNVPGVVVTIIFALPPIIRLTILGINQVPADLIEASRSFGASPRQMLFKVQLPLAMPTIMAGVNQTLMLALSMVVIASMIAVGGLGQMVLRGIGRLDMGLATVGGVGIVILAIILDRLTQAVGRDSRSRGNRRWYTTGPVGLLTRPFTKSK; this is encoded by the coding sequence ATGACCGATCAATCTAACCCGTGGGGCACCACTGAAGCAGCGGACAGCGCTGCGCAATCTGCCGACGCCTGGGGTTCCACACCAGCGCCGACCGATGGCGGCGGCGCGGCAGACTGGCTGAACAGCGCACCCGCGCCTGCGCCAGAACACTTCAACATCATGGATCCGTTCCACAAAACGCTGATCCCGCTGGACAGCTGGGTTACGGAAGGGATCGACTGGGTGGTCACGCACTTCCGTCCGGTCTTCCAGGGGATCCGCGTTCCGGTGGATTACATCCTGAACGGCTTCCAGCAGCTGATGCTGGGCATGCCGGCGCCGGTGGCGATTATCCTGTTCTCCCTGATCGCCTGGCAGTTCGGTAGCGCGGGCATGGGGGTCGCCACGCTGATTTCGCTGATAGCCATCGGCGCGATTGGCGCGTGGTCGCAGGCGATGATCACCCTGGCGCTGGTGCTGACCGCTCTACTCTTCTGCATTGTCATCGGCCTGCCGATGGGGATCTGGCTGGCGCGCAGCCCGCGGGCAGCGAAGATTATTCGTCCGCTGCTGGATGCGATGCAGACCACCCCGGCATTCGTCTATCTGGTGCCTATCGTGATGCTGTTCGGCATCGGCAACGTGCCGGGCGTGGTGGTCACCATTATCTTTGCCCTGCCGCCGATTATTCGTCTGACCATTCTCGGGATTAACCAGGTGCCTGCGGACCTGATCGAAGCGTCACGCTCGTTCGGTGCCAGCCCGCGCCAGATGCTGTTTAAGGTTCAGCTTCCTCTGGCGATGCCGACCATCATGGCGGGCGTTAACCAGACGCTGATGCTGGCCCTGTCGATGGTGGTGATTGCCTCGATGATCGCCGTTGGCGGTCTGGGCCAGATGGTGCTGCGCGGCATTGGCCGTCTCGACATGGGGCTGGCCACCGTCGGCGGCGTCGGCATTGTGATCCTCGCCATTATTCTTGACCGCCTGACCCAGGCCGTCGGTCGTGATTCACGCAGTCGCGGCAACCGTCGCTGGTATACCACCGGCCCTGTCGGGTTACTCACCCGCCCTTTCACGAAGTCAAAATAA
- the nrdF gene encoding class 1b ribonucleoside-diphosphate reductase subunit beta, whose protein sequence is MKLSRVSAVNWNKIQDDKDLEVWNRLTSNFWLPEKVPLSNDIPAWQTLSHAEQQLTIRVFTGLTLLDTIQNTVGAPALMSDALTPHEEAVMSNISFMEAVHARSYSSIFSTLCQTKDVDAAYAWSEESESLQRKAELVLEYYRADELLKKKIASVFLESFLFYSGFWLPMYWSSRGKLTNTADLIRLIIRDEAVHGYYIGYKYQKGLEKVSEAKREELKGFALDLLMDLYDNELSYTEELYAGTGWEEDVKAFLCYNANKALMNLGYDALFPPEMAEVNPAILAALSPNADENHDFFSGSGSSYVMGKAVETEDEDWDF, encoded by the coding sequence ATGAAACTGTCACGCGTGAGTGCCGTTAACTGGAACAAAATCCAGGACGATAAAGACCTGGAGGTATGGAACCGCCTGACCAGCAACTTCTGGCTGCCGGAAAAGGTTCCGCTCTCCAACGATATTCCGGCCTGGCAAACGCTGAGCCACGCCGAACAGCAGCTGACGATCCGCGTCTTTACCGGCCTGACGCTGCTGGACACCATTCAGAATACCGTGGGAGCGCCCGCGCTGATGAGCGATGCGCTGACGCCGCACGAAGAGGCGGTGATGTCAAACATCAGCTTTATGGAGGCGGTGCACGCCCGCTCCTACAGTTCGATTTTTTCGACGCTCTGCCAGACCAAAGACGTGGACGCAGCCTACGCCTGGAGTGAAGAGAGTGAGTCATTACAGAGAAAGGCGGAGCTTGTTCTGGAATATTACCGGGCCGACGAGCTGCTGAAGAAAAAGATCGCCAGCGTATTCCTGGAATCCTTCCTCTTCTATTCCGGCTTCTGGCTGCCCATGTACTGGTCGAGCCGGGGCAAGCTCACCAACACCGCCGATTTGATTCGGCTCATCATTCGTGATGAAGCGGTGCACGGGTATTATATCGGCTATAAGTATCAGAAAGGGCTGGAGAAAGTCAGCGAGGCAAAGCGCGAGGAGCTTAAAGGCTTTGCGCTCGATTTGCTGATGGATCTGTACGACAACGAGCTGAGCTATACGGAGGAACTCTACGCCGGCACCGGCTGGGAGGAGGACGTGAAGGCCTTCCTCTGCTACAACGCCAACAAGGCGCTGATGAACCTGGGTTACGACGCGCTGTTCCCGCCGGAGATGGCGGAGGTGAACCCGGCTATTCTGGCTGCGCTGTCGCCCAATGCCGACGAAAACCACGATTTCTTCTCGGGATCTGGCTCATCGTACGTGATGGGCAAAGCGGTGGAAACCGAGGATGAAGACTGGGATTTTTAA